A region of the Silene latifolia isolate original U9 population chromosome 9, ASM4854445v1, whole genome shotgun sequence genome:
actaagctcccatatTAACACAATACACTTGAAATTTGACAAGGCCATAGCTAAGATGAATGAAGGCTATCAATCATCCAAGCAACATCAACATGTCAATGCCATGGTGGCAACCTCTTCTATCCCAAATGGAAtgtgtgagagttgtggaactttgggtcatgatcaacaagagtgtaggggcacaagtgagcaagtgcatgctttccaagcatacaagaatggcaccccttactCCAAGTATTACAATGAAGACACCAAATTTCACCCAaacttctcatacaaaagccaaaatgtgtATGTTTGTAGTAGTATGTCGATTATGACTATGCATGTTGCAGTATATTTGGAAATTTGAGTCTTTGTGTAGAATAAAGATTGGATTTGTGTTGTTGTTGATATTATtaaaggtaatggcagtgcttttAGTAGTATGTCGATTATGACTGTGTGTAAACTTCGAGGACAaggttcattttaagggtggtagaatgtaacattccatttTGGTGAGtgatctcgcttggtggattgtcttgatattggatttgctagtggataatatgttagtgagacggagttAGCGGCATTTGTGTTTGGTATTCGgtagtattatggagttagtgtcaAGAGGCTACGCTATAGTTGATATGATATCATGGGCCacgttgtggaggtaggcatagttagtggagttagtgtcgagaacGGGGGAAGAGAGTTGAGTGGTGTTGGACGGTGGAGTGTTATGTGTACATGTTTTACAGGCTGGGTTTGATCTTCGGGGATGAAaatcattttaaggagggaagacagtAATACGTTTGTGGTcttagagtactcgatcgaatagggggtactcgactgagtaggttGTATGTTTATTCTGGAGTACATTCTGTTTTGTGGGTACTCGACCGATTAGGGGGTACTCGACCGACTAcgtctggtactcgatcgagtgttggtttatttacggatttttattacAGTTTGATCGTAAAGGATGGGAGAGGTTTTTAAAGCTAAAACAGcagattcatttcattttactttatttctcaAAAAGGTTCTCATAAATTTCAACGACGTTCACCAACTCTCCATGTTTTACCATCAAATCAAGGCTAGGGTTTTTATCTTTTGGGGATTTTTACATCGTTGCGATCGTCAGTAGTTGGGTAAGATCTCTAGGTTGTTCTTTTGTTGATTTGCTAATTTTGTTAAACCTTAATCAGATTTGTTGGGGGGTTTAGGTCAGATTTGGATTGTATGATGTGTTTATAGGTGAcgagttcgtagaggagcctttatgATTTGTTATTGTGATTTATTTAGATTACAAATAAAGTAGGGTTTCATACTAAGTTGGTTGTGTAATTTAATTGATTGTTTATAATTGATTGTTGGCATGTGATCGTTGGTTAGAATTGATGGAGATTGGTTGGTTGGATAATTGTTGTGGAATTatgtcgggagatggttccaTACCCTTGTTCGCCCCTTGTGACTCTCGtcataagggggatgtgcacaataCGGAGCTGggatcgctcgttgcgatgagaaAGGATCTGGTGGGCAAGGATGCGGTCCCCCTCTGGCGGTGaaggttacctgttgcgatgggtaacctagcagggctacacactttagtgtgtagttagtgaTTGGTGATTGTTGGAGTTGGAGATCGATAGATTGTGTTGTTATATTTGTTTCCGCTCTATACATTGATTTGGTTAAACAATTTACTGACCCcgttttatgttttcaaaactgtggtgatccattcggggatggtaagcaGTTGACTAGCAGGTGATGGATGTTATGATAGCTCACGGGACATGGACGGGCGGAGTCATCACTGTTATGTCGATTAGTTGTAGCtgagtttattttttttttttgcaaaagattATCATTCCATTCAAATTGTTTTTTAAAGAAATTACAATTTACAAAAGCTATCCACTTAGAAATGCCACTAAAAAGCAAAAAAATCACTATtgacaaagaaaactaacaatatGAGTGTGATTCTTAGTATACATAAGCATCCTAACAGAAACGAGGAACTTGATCCTATTGATAATGGCATCAACAGCTATTGCCTTTTGACTGAAAATATGAGCATTCCTCTCAAGCCAAATCTGGTGAACCGTGGCTGCCAAGGAGCATTGGAATGAACGAAGCTACTCTCCCATGTCTTTTCCCCCCTAAAGATTGACACCCAACCAGCTCATCCTCTAAGCTGAAACACTCTCGAAAAATGCCAGATTTCTTTAGACAAATAACTATAGAAAAAAGGTGAGAGTGAGTCTCTGCATTTTGCTCACATAAGCTGCACCTGTTTACCATATGGAAACCTCGTGCTTGTAAGTTATCCACAGTAGCTAATTGGTTCTGGACTACCATAGAAGGGATAATCTTGTGACTAAGGATAATTTTGGAGTGATTTAGGCCATCTACCCAGGGACTTGCTAAGGCAGCATTGCTGAGAAAGTCATAGACACCTATGAGCTGAAATCTGCTACCAGCTACCCAAGTATAAATCAAGGAAGATGCCTGCTAAACCCCTCATGTCTGATCAGTAAGAAGGTCCCTGAGAGTGAGAATACCCTTAAGCCTTGAAACATAATGATCCTTGACTAAGATGGACCAAATATCCTTATCTTTAAAGATATAAGCTTTAACCCATTTAGCCAACAGGTTAGAATCAGCAGAAGAGAGGACCCAAAGCCATTTCACAAGAAGGAAGTGGTTCCAAATTGCAATGTTCTTAATGTTAAATCCTCCTGAAGCCCAAGGGGAGCAAATTTGTTGCCACTTTTTAAACACATGTTTCCTCTTCCCTACAAGAATGCCCCAAAAGAAATTTTACAAAGTTTGTTAAGTTTCCTAAGAATATCCTGAGGGAAAAGAATACATGACCCCCAATAACTCTCCAATCCAAAAACcacagaattgattaattaagcCATGCCAGCATATGATAAAAGCTTTGAAGACCAATGTTGAACAGCATTATGAACCTTAGTGATAAGACTATGAAACATATCCAGAGTAATCCTGGAAGAATTTAAAAGAACCCCCAGATATCTGAATGGGAATGTCCGTATAGAAAATCAAGTCTCAGAAAGACCACAAAGTAAATGTTGGTCTTGTCAACATTAGCATGTAACCAAGAGATATTAGCAAAGTCTAATAAAGCAGTATGAAGTGCTTTTACAGATGGAACATCACCTCTAATGTAAATCATAAGGTCATCTGCAAAAACTAAATGAGTTAGGTTTAACTTGCTACACTTAAGGTGGTAAGAAACCAGATATTGTGAGTAGAGAACCCTAAATTACCTAGATAGAATTTCGATGCTTAGAACAAAAAGGTAAGGGGATAGACAGGCCACTTTGCCCTTGGAATAAACCAGTAATATCACCATTAAGTTTGAGAGAAAACCAAGTACTTGTAACACAACCCAGGATCTACTCTATAAACTGCTTAGGAAAGCCAAAGGAATCCATCATGTCAGCCACAAAAGACCATTGTAAGGAATCAAAAGCTTTCCTTACATCAAACATAATAAGGCACCCAGGTGAGATATTCTTCCTAGCATATCCTCTAACCACACTTTGAGCCAACATGATATTCTCAAAAATACTTCTCCCTTTAATAAAGCAGTTTTTTCTTCCCCAATGAGGTTGGGTAAAACAGATTGTAATCTAGTAGCAAGGAGTTTGCTAACTATTTTGTAGAACAATGTACAATAGGAGATGGGCCTGAAGTCAATGACAGAAGAGGGGACTTGTTTTTTAGGTATTAAGGTTATAAGAGTGGAATTAGCTTGCTTAGACATATGCCCACTCCTCAAAAAATTTTGAACAGCAATACAAAAATCTTTTTCAATAATATTCCAAGGTGACTTGAAAAACCCAGCAGAAAAACCATCGATGCATGGACTACTGTTAGAATCCGTACTGAAAACtatttgtttaatttcctctttgGTAAAATTTCTAGTCAGCAT
Encoded here:
- the LOC141601430 gene encoding uncharacterized protein LOC141601430, coding for MFENSLSLERSTTSSFSLLRVLRWEVEELPITLLAPLVSLGHIFQHFFFKISERQQQQVIGVIQDIYGTTQIGVENVSSAFQDYYRNLLGPSMPVTPLDKTYVKTGAIVSAEGHAMLTRNFTKEEIKQIVFSTDSNSSPCIDGFSAGFFKSPWNIIEKDFCIAVQNFLRSGHMSKQANSTLITLIPKKQVPSSVIDFRPISYYDLMIYIRGDVPSVKALHTALLDFANISWITLDMFHSLITKVHNAVQHWSSKLLSYAGKRKHVFKKWQQICSPWASGGFNIKNIAIWNHFLLVKWLWVLSSADSNLLAKWVKAYIFKDKDIWSILVKDHYVSRLKGILTLRDLLTDQT